From one Planococcus citri chromosome 3, ihPlaCitr1.1, whole genome shotgun sequence genomic stretch:
- the LOC135841344 gene encoding hydroxymethylglutaryl-CoA synthase, cytoplasmic-like → MGDSNKWPEDVGILAIEFIFPKEYVDQTELEQFDGVSAGKYTIGLGQKEMGFCSDLEDINSLCLTALNKLIENNNLKYEDIGRIDVGTETIVDKSKSVKTVLMDLFKDSGNFNIEGLDTTNACYGGTAALFNALSWIESSYWDERLAVVIAGDIAVYAKGNARPTGGAGAVAMLIGPHAPIVVERGLRSTYMAHVYDFYKPDLTSEYPIVDGQLSIQCYLSALDACYKTYRVKTKDPEFRIDKLDAMVFHSPYCKLVQKSSARLLFNDYVLCPDKQKYYPELEHLKDVKLEDTYFDRDIEKLFLTRGQKVFDTMTKKSLLLASRVGNMYTASVYSCLASYLTTTPADELPGKRIGIFSYGSGLASSMYSVKIKGGPHLDKLINSICNITEKLDSRKKVSPREFSDILQKRAETLHDAPFTPSTSTDTLFPGTWYLSHIDEKHRRKYARKT, encoded by the coding sequence ATGGGTGACAGTAATAAATGGCCGGAAGATGTCGGAATCTTAGCGATCGAATTCATATTTCCGAAAGAGTACGTCGATCAAACCGAACTTGAGCAATTCGATGGCGTTTCGGCTGGAAAATACACCATAGGATTAGGTCAGAAAGAAATGGGCTTCTGTTCGGATCTGGAAGACATAAATTCGTTATGTTTAACAGCTCTGAATAAATTAATCGAGAATAACAATTTAAAATACGAAGATATCGGAAGAATAGACGTGGGCACCGAAACCATCGTGGACAAATCGAAAAGTGTGAAAACCGTGTTGATGGATTTATTCAAAGATAGCGGTAATTTCAATATCGAAGGCTTAGATACGACCAATGCTTGCTACGGTGGTACTGCTGCTTTATTTAACGCTTTGTCGTGGATCGAATCGAGCTACTGGGATGAACGATTAGCGGTGGTGATAGCTGGTGATATTGCCGTTTATGCAAAAGGCAACGCTCGTCCGACTGGCGGAGCTGGTGCAGTAGCTATGCTAATCGGTCCGCATGCTCCTATCGTAGTAGAACGAGGtttacgtagtacgtatatGGCTCATGTGTACGATTTCTATAAACCCGATTTAACTTCGGAATATCCCATCGTTGATGGACAACTATCCATTCAGTGTTATTTATCGGCTTTGGATGCCTGTTACAAGACGTACCGCGTAAAAACGAAAGATCCTGAGTTTCGTATCGATAAACTAGACGCTATGGTGTTCCATTCGCCGTATTGTAAATTAGTGCAGAAATCCAGCGCTAGGTTATTATTCAATGATTACGTATTATGCCCGGATAAGCAGAAATATTATCCGGAATTGGAGCATTTGAAAGACGTGAAACTCGAAGATACGTATTTCGACCGCgatatcgaaaaattgtttttaactCGTGGTCAAAAAGTGTTCGATACCATGACGAAAAAATCACTGCTGCTGGCGAGTCGTGTTGGAAACATGTATACAGCATCGGTGTACAGCTGTCTCGCTTCCTATCTAACGACTACTCCTGCTGACGAATTGCCGGGTAAAAGGATAGGTATTTTTTCGTACGGTTCGGGGCTGGCATCCTCTATGTATTCGGTAAAAATTAAAGGAGGTCCTCATCTGGACAAATTAATCAACAGTATTTGTAATATTACGGAGAAACTCGATTCTCGTAAAAAAGTTTCACCTCGTGAATTTTCTGATATCCTTCAAAAACGTGCTGAAACCTTGCACGATGCTCCGTTTACGCCATCCACATCAACCGATACTTTGTTTCCGGGCACGTGGTATCTGAGCCATATTGATGAAAAGCATCGTAGGAAATACGCTAGAAAAACGTAA